From one Labeo rohita strain BAU-BD-2019 chromosome 8, IGBB_LRoh.1.0, whole genome shotgun sequence genomic stretch:
- the fnbp1a gene encoding formin-binding protein 1a isoform X1 yields the protein MHSNRGLSRRNCLETMSCSWGTELWDQFDNLEKHTQWGIEFLERYTKFVKERSEIELSYAKQIRNLSKKYQLKKNSKEEEEFKYTTCRAFLMTLNELNDYAGQHEVIAENLSTQIIAELTRYTQELKAERKSHFHDGRRAQQHIENSWKQLESSKRRFERDCKEADRAQHYFDKMDADINVTKADVEKRCSLKAKQQAQMRHQIAEDSKNEYLTYLQKFNKDQHEHYYTLIPHIFQRIQEMEERRVGRVRESMRVYTEVERKVLPIVSKCLDGMTKAAESIEPKMDSKQVVESYKSGFEPPGDVEFEDYSVSMKRAVSESSFLNARGESRRRSRSKLWPLLKRNKLMSLLASPRQPPPPPPTSPSPDGLPNGPQSPQQPKEPLSQRLNDFMGTKHKMHCLRSLKRGLSLKLGTGQEDYSHLPPEQRRKKLQAKLNDINKDIQKEMDQRDALTKMKDVYIKNPHLGDPDSIDPRLEEITQSLEKLQLEAHKFEGWLTEVERKLLEKGSESQRRQSSHFDSQGNTPLTNNYGQNRESPDGSYTEDPSTETTMQFKSRSTEFDDEFDDEEPLPTIGTCKALYPFEGQNEGTISMAEGEMLYVIEEDKGDGWTRVRRNEDEEGYVPTSYIKLFLDTNAKGAMTYI from the exons ATGCATTCAAACAGAGGATTATCGCGGAGGAACTGCCTCGAAACCATGAGCTGCAGTTGGGGGACGGAGCTGTGG GATCAGTTTGATAATCTAGAGAAACACACTCAGTGGGGCATTGAGTTTTTGGAGCGCTACACTAAGTTTGTGAAGGAACGGTCTGAGATTGAACTGAGCTATGCTAAACAGATCAG GAATCTGTCCAAGAAGTATCAGCTTAAGAAGAACTCTAAAGAGGAGGAGGAATTCAA GTACACCACATGTAGAGCGTTTCTGATGACTTTAAATGAGCTGAACGACTACGCGGGTCAACACGAGGTCATCGCCGAAAACCTGTCTACTCAGATAATCGCCGAACTGACCCGCTACACTCAAGAACTGAAGGCTGAGCGGAAATCG caTTTCCATGATGGCCGCAGAGCGCAACAACACATTGAGAATTCCTGGAAGCAGCTGGAATCG AGTAAGAGAAGATTTGAGCGAGACTGTAAGGAAGCGGATCGCGCCCAGCATTACTTCGACAAGATGGACGCCGACATTAACGTGACTAAAGCAGATGTGGAAAAG CGGTGTTCTCTCAAG GCGAAACAGCAAGCTCAGATGAGGCATCAGATAGCAGAGGACAGTAAAAACGAGTACCTGACCTACCTGCAGAAGTTCAACAAGGACCAACATGAACACTATTATACGCTTATTCCACATATCTTTCAG AGGATACAGGAGATGGAGGAGAGGCGGGTGGGCAGAGTGAGGGAGAGCATGCGGGTGTACACTGAGGTCGAGCGTAAAGTATTGCCCATCGTCAGCAAGTGCCTGGACGGCATGACCAAGGCAGCTGAATCCATTGAGCCTAAAATG GACAGCAAGCAAGTTGTAGAATCGTATAAGTCTGGCTTTGAGCCGCCGGGTGATGTGGAGTTTGAGGACTACAGCGTGTCAATGAAGAGGGCAGTGTCAGAATCAAGCTTCCTGAATGCTCGCGGAGAGAGCAGACGCCGAAGCAGGAGCAAACTGTGGCCTTTACTCAAGAGAAATAAG CTTATGTCTTTGTTAGCATCGCCCCGCCAgccccctccccctccccccACCTCTCCGTCCCCGGACGGCCTCCCCAACGGCCCTCAGTCCCCGCAGCAGCCCAAGGAGCCCCTCAGTCAGCGCCTCAATGACTTCATGGGCACCAAACACAAAATGCACTGCCTACGGAGCCTGAAACGTGGG CTTTCTCTAAAGCTG GGAACAGGCCAGGAGGACTACAGTCATCTGCCCCCTGAGCAGAGGAGGAAGAAACTTCAAGCCAAGCTCAATGACATTAACAAGGACATTCAGAAAGAGATGGATCAGAG GGACGCCCTGACTAaaatgaaagatgtttacattaaGAATCCTCACTTGGGGGATCCAGACAGTATAGATCCACGGTTAGAAGAAATCACACAAAGCTTGGAAAAGTTGCAGCTTGAGGCACATAAATTTGAG GGCTGGCTGACGGAGGTGGAGAGGAAGTTACTTGAAAAGGGATCCGAGTCTCAGAGAAGACAGAGCAGTCATTTTGACTCGCAGGGCAACACGCCTCTTACAAACAACTACGGTCAAAACCGAGAGAG TCCGGATGGCAGCTACACGGAAGACCCCAGCACAGAGACGACGATGCAGTTCAAATCTCGCAGTACTGAGTTCGACGACGAATTTGACGACGAGGAGCCTTTACCCACTATTGGAACATGCAAAGCACTTTACCCATTTGAAG GTCAGAACGAAGGTACCATATCCATGGCAGAGGGTGAGATGTTATATGTAATCGAGGAGGATAAGGGTGACGGATGGACCCGTGTCCGCAGAAACGAGGACGAGGAAGGATACGTGCCCACATCCTACATCAAACTCTTTTTGGACACGAATGCCAAAGGTGCTATGACATACATATAA
- the fnbp1a gene encoding formin-binding protein 1a isoform X4, whose translation MHSNRGLSRRNCLETMSCSWGTELWDQFDNLEKHTQWGIEFLERYTKFVKERSEIELSYAKQIRNLSKKYQLKKNSKEEEEFKYTTCRAFLMTLNELNDYAGQHEVIAENLSTQIIAELTRYTQELKAERKSHFHDGRRAQQHIENSWKQLESSKRRFERDCKEADRAQHYFDKMDADINVTKADVEKRCSLKAKQQAQMRHQIAEDSKNEYLTYLQKFNKDQHEHYYTLIPHIFQRIQEMEERRVGRVRESMRVYTEVERKVLPIVSKCLDGMTKAAESIEPKMDSKQVVESYKSGFEPPGDVEFEDYSVSMKRAVSESSFLNARGESRRRSRSKLWPLLKRNKLMSLLASPRQPPPPPPTSPSPDGLPNGPQSPQQPKEPLSQRLNDFMGTKHKMHCLRSLKRGGTGQEDYSHLPPEQRRKKLQAKLNDINKDIQKEMDQRDALTKMKDVYIKNPHLGDPDSIDPRLEEITQSLEKLQLEAHKFEGWLTEVERKLLEKGSESQRRQSSHFDSQGNTPLTNNYGQNRESPDGSYTEDPSTETTMQFKSRSTEFDDEFDDEEPLPTIGTCKALYPFEGQNEGTISMAEGEMLYVIEEDKGDGWTRVRRNEDEEGYVPTSYIKLFLDTNAKGAMTYI comes from the exons ATGCATTCAAACAGAGGATTATCGCGGAGGAACTGCCTCGAAACCATGAGCTGCAGTTGGGGGACGGAGCTGTGG GATCAGTTTGATAATCTAGAGAAACACACTCAGTGGGGCATTGAGTTTTTGGAGCGCTACACTAAGTTTGTGAAGGAACGGTCTGAGATTGAACTGAGCTATGCTAAACAGATCAG GAATCTGTCCAAGAAGTATCAGCTTAAGAAGAACTCTAAAGAGGAGGAGGAATTCAA GTACACCACATGTAGAGCGTTTCTGATGACTTTAAATGAGCTGAACGACTACGCGGGTCAACACGAGGTCATCGCCGAAAACCTGTCTACTCAGATAATCGCCGAACTGACCCGCTACACTCAAGAACTGAAGGCTGAGCGGAAATCG caTTTCCATGATGGCCGCAGAGCGCAACAACACATTGAGAATTCCTGGAAGCAGCTGGAATCG AGTAAGAGAAGATTTGAGCGAGACTGTAAGGAAGCGGATCGCGCCCAGCATTACTTCGACAAGATGGACGCCGACATTAACGTGACTAAAGCAGATGTGGAAAAG CGGTGTTCTCTCAAG GCGAAACAGCAAGCTCAGATGAGGCATCAGATAGCAGAGGACAGTAAAAACGAGTACCTGACCTACCTGCAGAAGTTCAACAAGGACCAACATGAACACTATTATACGCTTATTCCACATATCTTTCAG AGGATACAGGAGATGGAGGAGAGGCGGGTGGGCAGAGTGAGGGAGAGCATGCGGGTGTACACTGAGGTCGAGCGTAAAGTATTGCCCATCGTCAGCAAGTGCCTGGACGGCATGACCAAGGCAGCTGAATCCATTGAGCCTAAAATG GACAGCAAGCAAGTTGTAGAATCGTATAAGTCTGGCTTTGAGCCGCCGGGTGATGTGGAGTTTGAGGACTACAGCGTGTCAATGAAGAGGGCAGTGTCAGAATCAAGCTTCCTGAATGCTCGCGGAGAGAGCAGACGCCGAAGCAGGAGCAAACTGTGGCCTTTACTCAAGAGAAATAAG CTTATGTCTTTGTTAGCATCGCCCCGCCAgccccctccccctccccccACCTCTCCGTCCCCGGACGGCCTCCCCAACGGCCCTCAGTCCCCGCAGCAGCCCAAGGAGCCCCTCAGTCAGCGCCTCAATGACTTCATGGGCACCAAACACAAAATGCACTGCCTACGGAGCCTGAAACGTGGG GGAACAGGCCAGGAGGACTACAGTCATCTGCCCCCTGAGCAGAGGAGGAAGAAACTTCAAGCCAAGCTCAATGACATTAACAAGGACATTCAGAAAGAGATGGATCAGAG GGACGCCCTGACTAaaatgaaagatgtttacattaaGAATCCTCACTTGGGGGATCCAGACAGTATAGATCCACGGTTAGAAGAAATCACACAAAGCTTGGAAAAGTTGCAGCTTGAGGCACATAAATTTGAG GGCTGGCTGACGGAGGTGGAGAGGAAGTTACTTGAAAAGGGATCCGAGTCTCAGAGAAGACAGAGCAGTCATTTTGACTCGCAGGGCAACACGCCTCTTACAAACAACTACGGTCAAAACCGAGAGAG TCCGGATGGCAGCTACACGGAAGACCCCAGCACAGAGACGACGATGCAGTTCAAATCTCGCAGTACTGAGTTCGACGACGAATTTGACGACGAGGAGCCTTTACCCACTATTGGAACATGCAAAGCACTTTACCCATTTGAAG GTCAGAACGAAGGTACCATATCCATGGCAGAGGGTGAGATGTTATATGTAATCGAGGAGGATAAGGGTGACGGATGGACCCGTGTCCGCAGAAACGAGGACGAGGAAGGATACGTGCCCACATCCTACATCAAACTCTTTTTGGACACGAATGCCAAAGGTGCTATGACATACATATAA
- the fnbp1a gene encoding formin-binding protein 1a isoform X2 codes for MHSNRGLSRRNCLETMSCSWGTELWDQFDNLEKHTQWGIEFLERYTKFVKERSEIELSYAKQIRNLSKKYQLKKNSKEEEEFKYTTCRAFLMTLNELNDYAGQHEVIAENLSTQIIAELTRYTQELKAERKSHFHDGRRAQQHIENSWKQLESSKRRFERDCKEADRAQHYFDKMDADINVTKADVEKRCSLKAKQQAQMRHQIAEDSKNEYLTYLQKFNKDQHEHYYTLIPHIFQRIQEMEERRVGRVRESMRVYTEVERKVLPIVSKCLDGMTKAAESIEPKMDSKQVVESYKSGFEPPGDVEFEDYSVSMKRAVSESSFLNARGESRRRSRSKLWPLLKRNKLMSLLASPRQPPPPPPTSPSPDGLPNGPQSPQQPKEPLSQRLNDFMGTKHKMHCLRSLKRGLSLKLGTGQEDYSHLPPEQRRKKLQAKLNDINKDIQKEMDQRDALTKMKDVYIKNPHLGDPDSIDPRLEEITQSLEKLQLEAHKFEGWLTEVERKLLEKGSESQRRQSSHFDSQGNTPLTNNYGQNRESPDGSYTEDPSTETTMQFKSRSTEFDDEFDDEEPLPTIGTCKALYPFEGQNEGTISMAEGEMLYVIEEDKGDGWTRVRRNEDEEGYVPTSYIKLFLDTNAKDP; via the exons ATGCATTCAAACAGAGGATTATCGCGGAGGAACTGCCTCGAAACCATGAGCTGCAGTTGGGGGACGGAGCTGTGG GATCAGTTTGATAATCTAGAGAAACACACTCAGTGGGGCATTGAGTTTTTGGAGCGCTACACTAAGTTTGTGAAGGAACGGTCTGAGATTGAACTGAGCTATGCTAAACAGATCAG GAATCTGTCCAAGAAGTATCAGCTTAAGAAGAACTCTAAAGAGGAGGAGGAATTCAA GTACACCACATGTAGAGCGTTTCTGATGACTTTAAATGAGCTGAACGACTACGCGGGTCAACACGAGGTCATCGCCGAAAACCTGTCTACTCAGATAATCGCCGAACTGACCCGCTACACTCAAGAACTGAAGGCTGAGCGGAAATCG caTTTCCATGATGGCCGCAGAGCGCAACAACACATTGAGAATTCCTGGAAGCAGCTGGAATCG AGTAAGAGAAGATTTGAGCGAGACTGTAAGGAAGCGGATCGCGCCCAGCATTACTTCGACAAGATGGACGCCGACATTAACGTGACTAAAGCAGATGTGGAAAAG CGGTGTTCTCTCAAG GCGAAACAGCAAGCTCAGATGAGGCATCAGATAGCAGAGGACAGTAAAAACGAGTACCTGACCTACCTGCAGAAGTTCAACAAGGACCAACATGAACACTATTATACGCTTATTCCACATATCTTTCAG AGGATACAGGAGATGGAGGAGAGGCGGGTGGGCAGAGTGAGGGAGAGCATGCGGGTGTACACTGAGGTCGAGCGTAAAGTATTGCCCATCGTCAGCAAGTGCCTGGACGGCATGACCAAGGCAGCTGAATCCATTGAGCCTAAAATG GACAGCAAGCAAGTTGTAGAATCGTATAAGTCTGGCTTTGAGCCGCCGGGTGATGTGGAGTTTGAGGACTACAGCGTGTCAATGAAGAGGGCAGTGTCAGAATCAAGCTTCCTGAATGCTCGCGGAGAGAGCAGACGCCGAAGCAGGAGCAAACTGTGGCCTTTACTCAAGAGAAATAAG CTTATGTCTTTGTTAGCATCGCCCCGCCAgccccctccccctccccccACCTCTCCGTCCCCGGACGGCCTCCCCAACGGCCCTCAGTCCCCGCAGCAGCCCAAGGAGCCCCTCAGTCAGCGCCTCAATGACTTCATGGGCACCAAACACAAAATGCACTGCCTACGGAGCCTGAAACGTGGG CTTTCTCTAAAGCTG GGAACAGGCCAGGAGGACTACAGTCATCTGCCCCCTGAGCAGAGGAGGAAGAAACTTCAAGCCAAGCTCAATGACATTAACAAGGACATTCAGAAAGAGATGGATCAGAG GGACGCCCTGACTAaaatgaaagatgtttacattaaGAATCCTCACTTGGGGGATCCAGACAGTATAGATCCACGGTTAGAAGAAATCACACAAAGCTTGGAAAAGTTGCAGCTTGAGGCACATAAATTTGAG GGCTGGCTGACGGAGGTGGAGAGGAAGTTACTTGAAAAGGGATCCGAGTCTCAGAGAAGACAGAGCAGTCATTTTGACTCGCAGGGCAACACGCCTCTTACAAACAACTACGGTCAAAACCGAGAGAG TCCGGATGGCAGCTACACGGAAGACCCCAGCACAGAGACGACGATGCAGTTCAAATCTCGCAGTACTGAGTTCGACGACGAATTTGACGACGAGGAGCCTTTACCCACTATTGGAACATGCAAAGCACTTTACCCATTTGAAG GTCAGAACGAAGGTACCATATCCATGGCAGAGGGTGAGATGTTATATGTAATCGAGGAGGATAAGGGTGACGGATGGACCCGTGTCCGCAGAAACGAGGACGAGGAAGGATACGTGCCCACATCCTACATCAAACTCTTTTTGGACACGAATGCCAAAG
- the fnbp1a gene encoding formin-binding protein 1a isoform X3 produces the protein MHSNRGLSRRNCLETMSCSWGTELWDQFDNLEKHTQWGIEFLERYTKFVKERSEIELSYAKQIRNLSKKYQLKKNSKEEEEFKYTTCRAFLMTLNELNDYAGQHEVIAENLSTQIIAELTRYTQELKAERKSHFHDGRRAQQHIENSWKQLESSKRRFERDCKEADRAQHYFDKMDADINVTKADVEKAKQQAQMRHQIAEDSKNEYLTYLQKFNKDQHEHYYTLIPHIFQRIQEMEERRVGRVRESMRVYTEVERKVLPIVSKCLDGMTKAAESIEPKMDSKQVVESYKSGFEPPGDVEFEDYSVSMKRAVSESSFLNARGESRRRSRSKLWPLLKRNKLMSLLASPRQPPPPPPTSPSPDGLPNGPQSPQQPKEPLSQRLNDFMGTKHKMHCLRSLKRGLSLKLGTGQEDYSHLPPEQRRKKLQAKLNDINKDIQKEMDQRDALTKMKDVYIKNPHLGDPDSIDPRLEEITQSLEKLQLEAHKFEGWLTEVERKLLEKGSESQRRQSSHFDSQGNTPLTNNYGQNRESPDGSYTEDPSTETTMQFKSRSTEFDDEFDDEEPLPTIGTCKALYPFEGQNEGTISMAEGEMLYVIEEDKGDGWTRVRRNEDEEGYVPTSYIKLFLDTNAKGAMTYI, from the exons ATGCATTCAAACAGAGGATTATCGCGGAGGAACTGCCTCGAAACCATGAGCTGCAGTTGGGGGACGGAGCTGTGG GATCAGTTTGATAATCTAGAGAAACACACTCAGTGGGGCATTGAGTTTTTGGAGCGCTACACTAAGTTTGTGAAGGAACGGTCTGAGATTGAACTGAGCTATGCTAAACAGATCAG GAATCTGTCCAAGAAGTATCAGCTTAAGAAGAACTCTAAAGAGGAGGAGGAATTCAA GTACACCACATGTAGAGCGTTTCTGATGACTTTAAATGAGCTGAACGACTACGCGGGTCAACACGAGGTCATCGCCGAAAACCTGTCTACTCAGATAATCGCCGAACTGACCCGCTACACTCAAGAACTGAAGGCTGAGCGGAAATCG caTTTCCATGATGGCCGCAGAGCGCAACAACACATTGAGAATTCCTGGAAGCAGCTGGAATCG AGTAAGAGAAGATTTGAGCGAGACTGTAAGGAAGCGGATCGCGCCCAGCATTACTTCGACAAGATGGACGCCGACATTAACGTGACTAAAGCAGATGTGGAAAAG GCGAAACAGCAAGCTCAGATGAGGCATCAGATAGCAGAGGACAGTAAAAACGAGTACCTGACCTACCTGCAGAAGTTCAACAAGGACCAACATGAACACTATTATACGCTTATTCCACATATCTTTCAG AGGATACAGGAGATGGAGGAGAGGCGGGTGGGCAGAGTGAGGGAGAGCATGCGGGTGTACACTGAGGTCGAGCGTAAAGTATTGCCCATCGTCAGCAAGTGCCTGGACGGCATGACCAAGGCAGCTGAATCCATTGAGCCTAAAATG GACAGCAAGCAAGTTGTAGAATCGTATAAGTCTGGCTTTGAGCCGCCGGGTGATGTGGAGTTTGAGGACTACAGCGTGTCAATGAAGAGGGCAGTGTCAGAATCAAGCTTCCTGAATGCTCGCGGAGAGAGCAGACGCCGAAGCAGGAGCAAACTGTGGCCTTTACTCAAGAGAAATAAG CTTATGTCTTTGTTAGCATCGCCCCGCCAgccccctccccctccccccACCTCTCCGTCCCCGGACGGCCTCCCCAACGGCCCTCAGTCCCCGCAGCAGCCCAAGGAGCCCCTCAGTCAGCGCCTCAATGACTTCATGGGCACCAAACACAAAATGCACTGCCTACGGAGCCTGAAACGTGGG CTTTCTCTAAAGCTG GGAACAGGCCAGGAGGACTACAGTCATCTGCCCCCTGAGCAGAGGAGGAAGAAACTTCAAGCCAAGCTCAATGACATTAACAAGGACATTCAGAAAGAGATGGATCAGAG GGACGCCCTGACTAaaatgaaagatgtttacattaaGAATCCTCACTTGGGGGATCCAGACAGTATAGATCCACGGTTAGAAGAAATCACACAAAGCTTGGAAAAGTTGCAGCTTGAGGCACATAAATTTGAG GGCTGGCTGACGGAGGTGGAGAGGAAGTTACTTGAAAAGGGATCCGAGTCTCAGAGAAGACAGAGCAGTCATTTTGACTCGCAGGGCAACACGCCTCTTACAAACAACTACGGTCAAAACCGAGAGAG TCCGGATGGCAGCTACACGGAAGACCCCAGCACAGAGACGACGATGCAGTTCAAATCTCGCAGTACTGAGTTCGACGACGAATTTGACGACGAGGAGCCTTTACCCACTATTGGAACATGCAAAGCACTTTACCCATTTGAAG GTCAGAACGAAGGTACCATATCCATGGCAGAGGGTGAGATGTTATATGTAATCGAGGAGGATAAGGGTGACGGATGGACCCGTGTCCGCAGAAACGAGGACGAGGAAGGATACGTGCCCACATCCTACATCAAACTCTTTTTGGACACGAATGCCAAAGGTGCTATGACATACATATAA